Proteins from a single region of Hordeum vulgare subsp. vulgare chromosome 6H, MorexV3_pseudomolecules_assembly, whole genome shotgun sequence:
- the LOC123401948 gene encoding putative multidrug resistance protein encodes MGGAADARKSPFGSSLMSVFMHADAADVALMVLGLVGAIGDGISTPVMLLITSRIFNDLGSGPDLLQEFSSKIDENARNLVFLALGCWVMAFLEGYCWSRTAERQASRMRARYLAAVLRQDVEYFDLKVGSTAEVIASVSNDSLVVQDVLSEKVPNFVMNAAMFFGSYAVALALLWRLTVVALPSVLLLIIPGFMYGRILIGLARRIREQYTRPGAVAEQAISSVRTVYSFAAERATMAHFSAALEESTRLGIKQGLAKGIAVGSNGITFAIWAFNVWYGSRLVMYHGYQGGTVFAASASIILGGLALGSGLSNVKYFSEASAAGERVLAVIRRVPKIDSGSDTGEELANVAGEVEFKKVEFCYPSRPESPIFSSFCLRVPAGRTAALVGSSGSGKSTVVALLERFYDPSGGEVALDGVDIRRLRLKWLRAQMGLVSQEPALFATSIMENILFGKEDATPEEVTAAAKAANAHNFISQLPQGYDTQVGERGVQMSGGQKQRIAIARAILKSPKILLLDEATSALDTESERVVQEALDLASVGRTTIVVAHRLSTIRNADMIAVMQYGEVKELGSHEELIADENGLYSSLVRLQQTRESNEVDEVSGAGSTSAVGQSSSHSMSRRFSAASRSSSARSLGDAGDADNSEEPKLPLPSFRRLLMLNAPEWRQALMGSLSAIVFGGIQPAYAYAMGSMISVYFLTDHDEIKDKTRAYALIFVALAVLSFLINIGQHYNFGAMGEYLTKRIREQMLTKILTFEIGWFDRDENSSGAICSQLAKDANVVRSLVGDRMALVIQTVSAVLIACTMGLVIAWRLALVMIAVQPLIIVCFYARRVLLKSMSKKSIQAQSESSKLAAEAVSNLRTITAFSSQDRILGLFNQAQNGPRKESIRQSWIAGLGLGTSMSLMTCTWALDFWFGGRLIAQHHITAKALFQTFMILVSTGRVIADAGSMTTDLAKGADAIASVFAVLDRVTEIDPDNPQGYKPEKLKGEVDIRGVDFAYPSRPDVIIFKGFSLSIQSGKSTALVGQSGSGKSTIIGLIERFYDPVRGMVKIDGRDIKTYNLRALRQHIGLVSQEPTLFAGTIRENVVYGTETASEAEIENAARSANAHDFISNLKDGYDTWCGERGVQLSGGQKQRIAIARAILKNPAILLLDEATSALDSQSEKVVQEALERVMVGRTSVVVAHRLSTIQNCDLITVLDKGIVVEKGTHSSLMSKGPSGTYYSLVSLQQGGNQN; translated from the exons ATGGGTGGCGCGGCAGACGCCAGGAAGTCGCCGTTCGGTTCGTCGCTCATGTCGGTGTTCATGCACGCGGACGCGGCGGACGTGGCGCTCATGGTGCTGGGCCTGGTGGGCGCCATCGGCGACGGCATCTCCACGCCGGTGATGCTTCTCATCACCAGCCGCATCTTCAACGACCTCGGCAGCGGCCCCGACCTCCTCCAGGAGTTCAGCTCCAAGATTGACGAG AACGCGAGGAACCTCGTCTTCTTGGCGCTCGGCTGCTGGGTCATGGCGTTCCTAG AGGGGTATTGCTGGTCACGGACGGCGGAGCGGCAGGCGTCGCGGATGCGCGCGCGGTACCTGGCGGCGGTGCTCCGGCAGGACGTGGAGTACTTCGACCTCAAGGTGGGGTCGACGGCGGAGGTGATCGCCAGCGTTTCCAACGACAGCCTGGTGGTGCAGGACGTGCTGAGCGAGAAGGTGCCCAACTTCGTGATGAACGCCGCCATGTTCTTCGGCAGCTACGCCGTGGCCTTGGCGCTGCTGTGGCGGCTCACCGTGGTGGCGCTGCCGTCGGTCCTGCTGCTCATCATCCCCGGCTTCATGTACGGCCGCATCCTCATCGGCCTCGCGCGCCGGATCAGGGAGCAGTACACGCGCCCGGGCGCCGTCGCCGAGCAGGCCATCTCGTCGGTGCGCACCGTGTACTCGTTCGCGGCGGAGCGCGCCACCATGGCGCACTTCTCGGCGGCGCTGGAGGAGTCGACGCGGCTCGGGATCAAGCAGGGGCTCGCCAAGGGCATCGCCGTCGGCAGCAACGGCATCACCTTCGCCATCTGGGCCTTCAACGTCTGGTACGGCAGCCGCCTCGTCATGTACCACGGCTACCAGGGCGGCACCGTCTTCGCCGCATCAGCCTCCATCATCCTAGGCGGCCT GGCGCTGGGGTCGGGGCTGTCGAACGTCAAGTACTTCTCGGAGGCGAGCGCGGCGGGGGAGAGGGTGCTGGCGGTGATCCGTCGCGTGCCCAAGATCGACTCGGGCAGCGACACCGGGGAGGAGCTGGCGAACGTGGCCGGCGAAGTGGAGTTCAAGAAGGTGGAGTTCTGCTACCCGTCGCGGCCGGAGAGCCCCATCTTCTCCAGCTTCTGCTTGCGCGTGCCGGCGGGTCGCACGGCGGCGCTGGTGGGCAGCAGCGGGTCCGGCAAGTCGACGGTGGTGGCGCTGCTGGAGCGGTTCTACGACCCGTCGGGCGGGGAGGTGGCGCTGGACGGCGTGGACATCCGGCGGCTGCGGCTCAAGTGGCTGCGCGCGCAGATGGGGCTGGTGAGCCAGGAGCCGGCGCTGTTCGCCACGTCCATCATGGAGAACATCCTGTTCGGCAAGGAGGACGCCACGCCGGAGGAGGTCACCGCCGCCGCCAAGGCCGCCAACGCGCACAACTTCATCTCCCAGCTGCCGCAGGGGTACGACACGCAG GTGGGTGAGCGTGGTGTCCAAATGTCTGGAGGACAGAAGCAGAGAATTGCTATTGCCAGAGCAATCCTGAAGTCACCCAAGATCCTCCTCCTTGATGAAGCCACCAGTGCATTGGATACTGAGTCAGAGCGTGTCGTACAGGAGGCACTCGACCTGGCCTCCGTGGGCCGGACAACGATCGTCGTTGCACATCGCCTCTCCACTATCCGCAATGCTGACATGATTGCTGTCATGCAGTACGGTGAGGTCAAGGAGCTGGGCTCGCATGAAGAGCTCATCGCCGATGAGAATGGCCTCTACTCATCTCTTGTTCGCCTTCAGCAGACTAGAGAATCAAATGAGGTTGATGAGGTCAGTGGAGCCGGCAGTACTTCTGCCGTGGGGCAGTCCAGCAGCCACAGCATGAGCAGGAGATTCTCCGCGGCTAGCAGATCAAGCTCAGCCCGGTCATTGGGTGATGCAGGCGATGCCGACAACTCTGAAGAACCAAAGCTTCCTCTGCCGTCCTTCAGAAGGCTGCTTATGCTTAATGCGCCAGAGTGGAGGCAGGCGCTTATGGGAAGCTTGAGTGCAATTGTGTTCGGAGGCATCCAGCCTGCTTATGCATACGCCATGGGAAGCATGATCTCAGTCTACTTCTTGACCGATCACGACGAAATCAAGGACAAAACAAGGGCCTATGCTCTCATCTTTGTCGCTCTTGCAGTGCTCTCATTCTTGATCAACATTGGACAGCATTACAATTTTGGTGCTATGGGAGAATACCTCACCAAGAGGATCAGGGAACAGATGCTAACAAAAATCCTCACATTCGAGATCGGATGGTTCGACCGTGATGAGAACTCCAGTGGTGCCATATGCTCACAGCTTGCCAAGGACGCCAACGTG GTGAGGTCTCTAGTGGGTGACCGAATGGCGCTGGTGATCCAAACAGTTTCTGCGGTGCTTATCGCTTGCACCATGGGTCTGGTCATTGCCTGGCGTCTGGCCCTCGTCATGATAGCAGTGCAGCCTCTCATCATCGTCTGCTTCTATGCTCGTCGTGTCTTACTCAAGAGCATGTCCAAGAAATCAATACAGGCACAATCTGAAAGTAGCAAGCTAGCTGCTGAGGCTGTCTCCAATCTCCGTACCATCACCGCCTTCTCATCTCAGGACCGCATCTTAGGCCTCTTCAACCAAGCACAGAACGGCCCACGGAAGGAAAGCATCCGGCAGTCGTGGATTGCAGGCCTTGGCCTTGGCACTTCCATGAGCCTGATGACATGCACATGGGCCCTTGACTTCTGGTTTGGTGGCCGGCTCATAGCTCAGCACCACATTACTGCCAAGGCACTCTTCCAAACCTTCATGATTCTAGTAAGCACAGGGCGTGTGATTGCTGATGCAGGTAGCATGACAACAGACCTAGCTAAGGGTGCTGATGCAATCGCCTCAGTGTTTGCTGTTCTCGACCGGGTAACTGAAATTGACCCTGACAACCCTCAAGGATACAAGCCAGAGAAGCTCAAAGGTGAAGTCGACATCAGAGGAGTCGACTTTGCATACCCATCAAGGCCAGATGTGATCATCTTCAAAGGATTCTCATTAAGCATCCAATCAGGCAAGTCAACAGCCCTGGTTGGGCAAAGTGGCTCTGGCAAGTCGACCATCATTGGGCTCATAGAGCGATTCTATGACCCGGTGAGGGGAATGGTGAAAATTGATGGCAGAGACATCAAAACATATAATCTTCGAGCCCTGCGGCAGCACATTGGACTGGTCAGCCAGGAGCCAACACTATTTGCCGGCACAATCAGAGAGAACGTTGTGTATGGCACAGAAACAGCGAGTGAGGCAGAAATTGAGAATGCAGCAAGGTCGGCCAATGCACATGACTTCATCAGCAACCTCAAGGATGGATATGACACATGGTGTGGCGAGAGAGGTGTTCAGCTGTCAGGAGGGCAGAAGCAGCGCATTGCAATTGCCCGTGCCATCCTGAAGAACCCGGCTATCTTGCTACTGGATGAGGCTACGAGTGCACTGGACAGCCAGTCCGAAAAGGTGGTGCAGGAGGCACTGGAGAGAGTGATGGTTGGCAGGACAAGTGTGGTGGTGGCACACAGGCTCAGCACAATCCAAAACTGTGACCTGATCACTGTGCTCGACAAAGGAATTGTTGTAGAGAAGGGCACACACTCATCCCTCATGTCAAAGGGTCCCTCTGGAACATACTATAGCTTGGTTAGTTTGCAACAAGGAGGCAACCAGAACTAA